The following are encoded together in the Mammaliicoccus vitulinus genome:
- the dat gene encoding D-amino-acid transaminase, which translates to MTYIFINDEFVDESEGKINYSDRGYNFGDGIYEYIRIYDGKVFTSKEHYERLFRSAKEIGLNLEGYSVEGLTEVTKTLAAKNNVVNGGVYIQVTRGVAPRNHPFPDASTKPVFSAFSKSYDRPYEELKNGVKAITVDDIRWLRCDIKSLNLLGNVLAKEKAAQNGAFEAIMHRDQTVTEGSSSNVYAVKDGKIYTHPANNLILNGITRRIIKKSAEALNIPFIEEAFTLDFLNDADEVIISSTSIEVMPVIQVNDNKIGDGKVGQITKQLQKSFDNYIESEA; encoded by the coding sequence ATGACATATATTTTTATAAACGATGAATTTGTTGACGAATCAGAAGGAAAAATCAATTATTCTGACAGAGGATATAACTTTGGTGATGGTATTTATGAATATATACGTATTTATGACGGCAAAGTATTCACATCTAAAGAACATTATGAAAGATTGTTTAGAAGTGCGAAAGAAATCGGTTTAAACTTAGAAGGTTATTCTGTTGAAGGATTAACAGAAGTAACAAAAACGTTAGCGGCAAAGAATAACGTCGTAAATGGTGGGGTATACATCCAAGTTACACGTGGTGTTGCACCTCGTAATCATCCATTTCCTGATGCAAGCACTAAACCAGTATTTTCTGCTTTTTCAAAAAGCTATGATAGACCATATGAAGAATTAAAAAATGGTGTAAAAGCGATTACTGTAGATGATATTAGATGGTTAAGATGCGATATAAAGAGTTTGAATTTACTAGGTAACGTGTTAGCTAAAGAAAAAGCGGCACAAAATGGTGCTTTCGAAGCAATCATGCATAGAGATCAAACTGTTACAGAAGGTAGCTCAAGCAACGTATATGCTGTTAAAGACGGCAAAATATATACACATCCTGCAAACAACTTAATATTAAATGGTATTACGAGACGTATTATTAAAAAATCAGCAGAAGCATTAAATATTCCATTTATTGAAGAAGCATTTACATTAGATTTCCTAAATGATGCTGATGAAGTAATTATTTCAAGTACATCTATTGAAGTTATGCCAGTTATTCAAGTAAACGATAACAAAATCGGTGACGGTAAAGTAGGTCAAATTACGAAACAATTACAAAAATCATTTGATAATTATATAGAGTCGGAAGCATAA